The following nucleotide sequence is from Populus nigra chromosome 15, ddPopNigr1.1, whole genome shotgun sequence.
ttgaaaCCTGTATTTTTCTGTACTGTAAATGGGGAAATTGACTGAGTTACTCCACCAGCATGTTTTGAAGTAATAGGATATAGAATTGGCTGAAGTTTTACCTGGTTAAAGTATACTATGAAGCATGTTTATTGTTACTGTATCACTTGCATAATTGCAAAAACTATGATATGCAAATTCTTGTTTGCTTTGTGGCAGCCTGACAGCATACGAGTCATGGGTGACAAATCAACTGCTAGAGAAACAATGAAGAAGGCAAATGTTCCAACTGTACCAGGAAGTGATGGCTTGTTACAGGTGCCATGTTTGGCCACTATCTGTTTGATATGATTCCAAAAATTGGCATGAAAACTATTGCATGGCTTACAAGTtctgtggttttttttatctggttagccccctttttttaatataacaagatGTAGTTTGATGTTATCTGACAAGCTCTTGTGCACCAATTGTTGTTAGAGTACCGAGGAAGCAGTAAAGCTTGCCAGTGAGATTGGTTATCCTGTGATGATCAAGGTAAATAATCTTCTTCCATATGAATTGACATCATTTATGCAGGTTGTTACATCATTGAAATTGCAATAAACACCATTGTGACCCTTCCAGATTCAGACAAATGGCAATTTTGATTTGTATAGAAAGGATGGAATAGTGTTTTTTCCTTGCTTCTAGCTTCATCACATCTGTGCcatctaatttcttttttcactcAGCTACACAGCAAGCAGTTTATTGAGCTCTCTACAACATGTACTGGAAATCTGCTCATGTGTGTGTATGTGGGTGCATGAGCATGCATACAGAAGTAAGCTAAAATACACTCCAATTAACCTTGCACAGTAGTGCCAAGCATTAAAACtgcaatcaaataaaatattcttagaATCATTAATAATCGGGATTCTTTGAAAACGATCACTTGGATcatatattgaaattatatgTTTGTGTCAGTAATAAGCTATCCTCAATTGTATATTTCACCATTTCTCCGTTTGGTTTCTGAAGAATATATAGAAGGAAAACTGTGAAATTTCATGACAATAGGGGGGTCTGGACTGGCTATTATGAGATTGAGATTTCTTCTTCCAGTTCTAAAACCATGCAAATGAACATAAAATTGAGAAGCATAGAAActtctactaaaaaaaaatatgtgcttAAGGCAACGGCAGGTGGTGGAGGACGTGGAATGCGGCTTGCCAAAGAACCTGATGAGTTTGTAAAGCTGCTACAGGTACACTATTAGTATGGTGCCGTTCATTGTAATATTCAATGCTTACCTGGTTAAAGTGTGTTGTCTTTAATTGAGTTTGGTTCACTTTCTTTGCTCTGTAGCAAGCTAAAAGTGAGGCTGCTGCGGCATTTGGAAATGATGGAGTTTATTTGGAGAAGTATGTTCAAAATCCAAGACACATTGAGTTCcaggtaatttttgtttatttagagAGTATTTGTAATGAAGGTTCCTAAGAATTATTTTGGAAGATCATTAAAGTAGAGTCTGAAAGTGGAATGTCAGAAACCTTTCTAATGTAAATGTGGGGGAAACTACTATCAAGTGTTTGATTATAGCAATCGATTATTCTTAGTCATGTAGAATTACCAGCTATAAGAACATAGTGCTATGAATGAATTAACCAAATGAGATTTGATTCAATCAACATGTAAACCTCATTGGACGGAACCTGCTTCTGTCTTAGACAACTTGTacaaaaagagaaggaagaagcCAGTTTTGTAATCTAAAAATGTTTCTTGAacattatatatctttttactGTGGATAAAAGGCATTTATCAAGCATGCCTACTCATATTTTCAGCATAGTGTCCCTCCTATCTACAAATGTAATATGCTGTATGATGAAGATAAACAGAAATCCAAATCTAAATTCCTGAGCTTCAATGCTCTTCTGCACATGCAGAAAAATAAGCACTTTAATTTGCTTGGCAGAGAATCTGAATCTTGTATGAGGTAGGAACAATTTCTTAGTTGATTAGTATAAACACTATTGGCTTTTGAGTTGACTCAACCAGGTTGATAAAAGAATTTGCCGAAAGGAATGTTTCAAGATTATAAATTGAAGTACATTCTTATGTAGTCTTGCTTTCCATATAACACTTCTAACACTGCTgagttttgatttgttaatattatagtTCAGTTCAGTAATGctgaatttcttttttcccttttttttttcctacatcTAATTACTGTCAACATTTACGTGCTATTTTCTGAATCATTCTagtatatcattttatttttcaggttcTTGCAGACAAATTCGGTAATGTTGTTCACTTTGGTGAGAGAGATTGCAGCATTCAGGTATTATTTACTTTCTTATTTTGCAATTATCTCAATGTGTGGCCATTTGTAATCTATTCCTGAGAGAGTGTTGGATTAATTTATGGGAAAAAGTTACCTTTACATTTTCAACTTTAAAAACCAAGGGAATGTGTTAAATCTTGGTAATTCCTTCATAAGCATCAATAATCTCAAGGAAGCTGAGAGGCTTGGTTTCAGCTTAGTCATGCTCAATTATAAGATAGAGTGCATGAAAGTTCTTACCAAATGTTTTGAGAGAGTGATACCCCTCTTGTTTATCCCTTTCTTTTTGTCATTGTTGATTGTGTTATTTCACATTTACTTTTAGCAGTAAACCTAGTGTATTGAAGATAAAGGTTTTGTTGAATATGCCCATTGTACAGAGACGTAACCAAAAGCTGTTGGAAGAAGCACCATCTCCTGCTTTGACTCCTGAGTTACGAAAGGCTATGGGTGATGCAGCAGTTGCAGCTGCAGCATCCATAGGGTACATTGGTGTTGGAACGGTCGAGTTCCTTTTGGATGAAAGGGGTTCCTTCTACTTCATGGAAATGAACACTCGAATCCAggttaaatttaaatgattagTGATTTAATTTTCTGCTAATGTGTTTATAAAATCCCTATTATGGTGATTCacaatattctttaaaaaattaaaatgcaggTGGAACATCCAGTAACTGAAATGATTTCTTCTGTCGATTTGATTGAGGAACAAATTCGTGTAGCCATGGGAGAGAAAATTCAATACAAACAGGTATTGGAGGAAAGGatacagaaaaaaaatgttctacGCTTCTACAtctatttgaatttgttttctggATTTCAACTTGCAGGAAGATATTGTTCTTAGGGGACATTCAATTGAGTGCCGTATCAATGCAGAAGATGCTTTTAAGGGATTCCGACCGGGCCCAGGTATGTGTACATTGTGCTGAATGTTACGTTCTTGTAAAATTATTGCTGCTATTTGATCCTCTTTGTTACTTCTTTTCTGGTTGATGTTGAGTGAGCTATTTTCTAGCCAAATTATGTTTTATCTGTACCATTTGAATGCATTGAAGGTCTAATCCTTTTTAAGGTGACAAGCCATGAGGTTTATTGCCTTTGCTAGTTTTGTCTATTTAGTGTTTGGTTCATCTCATGTTACTCCTTGATTTTGTTGGTGTTGCTTCTggtaaaatcatcaaaattttattcatcGTGCTGtggttaattttcttttccatggATATGTTTTCAAAAACCTTGAAGCTTATTTACTAATTATCCAGCTGCCCCTTTGCTTCCGAACTAACAGGGAGAATAACAGCATATTTGCCATCTGGAGGTCCGTTTGTTAGAATGGATAGCCACGTTTATCCTGATTATGTGGTTCCACCAAGCTATGATTCCCTACTTGGAAAGGTTTGTCAAACATTTCTTGTTCTTGTGTATGTTTTTGGCCATGTGACAAGAGATTCAAGCCATTGTGTCTCAATGTGATTGTTTTTTGCTCCTTAGTTTTGCTTACCTCACATGTATGTTTGCCATCTTCTACTCTTTGGTTGCATCTGTCCTAATGAAAATGCATTGATGTTCACTCCATAGGCATAATAACACAGCGTTATGTTTGTCTGGTGTGGCATCCTTATATCTCCTAGAATAGTGCATATCAACAATTCTACAGGCTTCAGCAtggttttaattagtttgaaaTTTGGAACTTATTGCAGCTTATTGTCTGGGCTCCAACGAGAGAAAAGGCAATTGAGCGAATGAAAAGGGCTCTTGATGACACTATTATTACTGGTAAGTATCCAAGTTTTCAACAGGTGCCTCACACTGTTGGCCATGTTTCTTTTTCATGCTCAACTTGAGCTAGTGGCAATGCATTATGGAAAGAGCACAGTGGGTTTAGGGAGTGTGAATTTTGAAAACCACATTTTTTTCTGTCTTTGATTTTGACACATGCAAATGCAAACCTTTTGTGAGGCTCATCCTTCAATTGGTTTTGTGAGCCATGATCCACAAATGGtaggtgtaatttttttttttcagttcgcTGCTAATTGCAGCAGGGTAGACAAGTCATTTGTGGCCTTTCTGTCAATCAAGaacatcttttaaatttttggcCATGgttgcaatttgtttttgttcttagaatctatatattctttaatttttcaaaccctGTTACTTTCTTTATCCAGGAGTCCCAACAACAATAGATTACCACAAGCTTATCCTTGACATTGAGGTTAGAACAACTATAATTTacactttttatttatgaaacttGCTGAAAAAACCCATGTATTCTAGTTTGAAACTTGAGCTGATTGGATCTATGTTGTCTTTTCCTTTGCGGCCTTGCTGACAGGACttcaagaatggaaatgttGATACTGCTTTCATACCCAAGCATGAACAGGAGTTAGCAGCGGTAAGAGCATTTGGAAATGCGGTGGCACCCgcgtttccaaaaaaattaatttttttttgctaaaaattaatttttttttatattttggatcgttttgatgttctgatctcaaaaatgattttaaaaaaataaaaaaaaatcattttgatgcatttcggcatgaaaaacactttgaaaaataaccacaaccacactcccaaacaggcAGCCCTTTCATTGAAAACTGACTCGAGACATTATGGTGATCTTGGTTCAAAATCACTCATTTTCGGTTAATAAGAATCCCATTTCACATTTTCACTACAACAAACTCGTTAAACTGACCTCCATGCCCTTTTCTGTTCTGGCGTGTGATAATAGAGTCAAAGCATGTTCTTAAATGCTGGGTCCCAGGTTTCCACATCCAGTTCAGAATCATGCATTACTTCCCGAACAAATGCATTGTCATCCCTTTTTTCCCCTAGTTCCTTTCAGGTTATGGTGTTGCCTATTGACCGTGTTGCTCCACATCCATGAAACTTCCTTGTCATGTTTAGATATAAGCTTCTTCttcattgtgtgtgtgtgtattgattTCCATCTTGATATATGCTCAAGGTGTTCTCAAATAAATccatttttcatcttttgtgGCTGCAGCCTCAACAAATTATACTAGCCAATTCAGCTTCATAAATAGATCACTTCTCAAATTACAACCTTGTTCGGCTAATTTTCGAGCGCGGTTACACGAGGCCAGAGTTTTCCTGCAAGTCTGCCGGAAGCTTTCATTTCATTTGTGGTGTTTGGATACTTTCGCTTTGTTTTAGAACTTGTAGATTTCGTGAGAATTTGTCACgaaattttgatgtattttgtatgttttccttttagtttggGTCGAACTGGTTTAAAACTCATCCATGCTTGCATAATCCTGGAAGTACGCATTTAGTTCAGAGTTCAGACATGCGAAATTTTTCAAATGAAGGGAGATATTTAGCTCAATAACTATCTTGGCCCacaaattaatcatattttaaaattcatagttGTTACATTCATAGGCGTAGAACTTGGATTGCCCGTTGAATTGCTTTAGAACTCGGTTGATCTAGGACGtctgaattgaaagaaaaacttaatccTGCAAAAAACTTGGGTTGATTTACTGATCTGCACTCAACttgaagatattttttgaaaaataatttctttctcaaaataactatttttctctCGTCTAGCAGGTTTGGGGTATGGttatattaaacatatattAGATTAAGAGCTCAATTAAattgcaaaaatataaataggtgTAATTAACCCTCTTTTcaacaaactttattttaatcaatgaaagataaataaaagaaatgattagtttaagaaaataatgaagCCCAAAGAAAAATAACCGTGGCTGGCATTTTCACCCTTCCATGTTTCTTCCTGTCCTTTTACTCTCTTGTTTCCAATAAAACGACCCTAGAAACTGTAGCAAAATCCAAAAACCAAGAACACGGTGATAACCCTCGAGAAAAGAAACCGACCCCAGGAGGTGAAGGAGGAGGATGCATGGAACTGGAGGAGCTAAAGAAAAATATGCAGACAATACCATTGGGGTTATTGACGCTTTCTTTAGAACACCTTCTTGATACCGATAGAAAGATGGAAGTTCATTCTCTTTTTATGAAACTCAGGGTGAGAAATGAGAGATATTGTAGTGGATGAGCTGCTCTGGTTGGCTGTGCAAGAAGTGCGATCACAGGCAAAGGGAAGTGAATACTATAATGGACTTTTGCTAGAGGAGGCGGTTCTGTTCAGTTAGGGTGACTGAGGTATATTAGGGTTCAAGCTAAAGTCCTGTTAGTAATGTAATGCAATGCGATGCAGGCAGGTGGTCCGTACCAATCCCAGTCGCTACAGTTTCAAGCTAGTGATATTAGCCAAGAGAACCATGCTTGATGTAGCCCTCCTTCTGCAGTCAGATTGCAGACTGCTTCAAGCATTGCCATCGATTTGCGAGATTCCAGCATTGTTAATCAAGAATCAATTTGACTGCAAGAAATAGAGAATCCACAGACTATTATATATGTGAGGTAGCAGTTGTGTTTCTAACCACCGAAACCCTGAGTTTGAGA
It contains:
- the LOC133673703 gene encoding biotin carboxylase 2, chloroplastic — encoded protein: MEATLPVCKSVTSTPGLFMKRNSGIRNSQCSFMVGTKVNFPTQRTQATQANHCAKKNGGALGVTCRAEKILVANRGEIAVRVIRTAHELGIPCVAVYSTIDKDALHVKLADESVCIGEAPSNQSYLVIQNVLSAAISRGCTMLHPGYGFLAENAVFVEMCREHGINFIGPNPDSIRVMGDKSTARETMKKANVPTVPGSDGLLQSTEEAVKLASEIGYPVMIKATAGGGGRGMRLAKEPDEFVKLLQQAKSEAAAAFGNDGVYLEKYVQNPRHIEFQVLADKFGNVVHFGERDCSIQRRNQKLLEEAPSPALTPELRKAMGDAAVAAAASIGYIGVGTVEFLLDERGSFYFMEMNTRIQVEHPVTEMISSVDLIEEQIRVAMGEKIQYKQEDIVLRGHSIECRINAEDAFKGFRPGPGRITAYLPSGGPFVRMDSHVYPDYVVPPSYDSLLGKLIVWAPTREKAIERMKRALDDTIITGVPTTIDYHKLILDIEDFKNGNVDTAFIPKHEQELAAPQQIILANSAS